One part of the Thermodesulfobacteriota bacterium genome encodes these proteins:
- a CDS encoding NADH-quinone oxidoreductase subunit N gives MFKPLSLEIALTIGILGIFLLDLFLNQDRKRVLGVLTLLLLIFILGISGSDSIYGTAFSGTFISDSFAVTLKQLFIIATGLAVLGSLSHTEKLLAGREGEYYLLLLFSLLGMMITVSSRELLLLFVGFELMSVPLYVLSGYDKKNSRSVEGAMKIFLFGTVSSALLLLGIGIFFAATGTTSWSPEHVLNGLNDPLGTLALILLLTGFGFKIAAFPFQFWVPDTYEGAPTPFVAFLSVAPKIAGFGILFRFFFEALEPLAPAWTLYAIWLAALTMIVGNLLALPQRNIKRLLAYSGIAHIGYMLLGLASGSKFGLEMSVFYFVAYLFSNMGAFLVAEAVHRATGSDELDSYRSLHSRAPFLSLAMLLFLLSLGGIPFVVGFWAKLYIFLAAAEAG, from the coding sequence ATGTTTAAACCGCTTTCTCTGGAAATAGCGCTCACCATAGGAATACTGGGAATTTTCCTCTTAGACCTTTTTCTGAATCAGGACAGAAAACGGGTTCTCGGAGTCTTAACCCTTCTTCTATTGATATTTATTCTGGGAATAAGTGGCAGTGATTCAATTTACGGAACCGCTTTCTCCGGGACATTTATCAGTGATTCGTTTGCGGTTACTCTAAAACAGCTTTTCATAATAGCCACCGGCCTTGCCGTGTTGGGTTCGTTAAGCCATACAGAGAAACTGCTTGCGGGAAGAGAGGGGGAATATTACCTTCTACTTCTCTTTTCTCTCCTGGGCATGATGATAACCGTTTCGTCAAGAGAGCTTCTCCTCCTATTTGTCGGGTTTGAGCTTATGAGCGTTCCTCTTTACGTGCTCTCCGGGTACGACAAAAAAAATTCAAGAAGCGTGGAAGGGGCCATGAAAATCTTTCTCTTCGGGACCGTTTCATCTGCATTGCTGCTCTTAGGGATAGGGATTTTCTTCGCCGCAACCGGGACGACGAGCTGGTCCCCTGAACATGTTTTGAATGGATTAAACGACCCACTGGGTACATTGGCGCTTATCCTGCTCCTTACCGGGTTCGGGTTTAAGATTGCCGCTTTTCCCTTTCAATTCTGGGTTCCGGATACCTATGAGGGCGCTCCCACCCCTTTCGTAGCCTTTCTTTCAGTAGCGCCGAAGATAGCCGGGTTTGGAATACTTTTCCGATTCTTCTTCGAGGCGCTAGAGCCTCTGGCTCCTGCCTGGACACTATACGCAATTTGGCTCGCCGCTCTAACCATGATAGTAGGAAACCTTCTGGCCCTGCCCCAGCGCAATATTAAAAGGCTCCTTGCCTACTCCGGAATTGCCCATATCGGTTACATGCTTCTCGGACTGGCCAGCGGCTCGAAGTTCGGCCTGGAGATGAGCGTCTTTTATTTCGTGGCATATCTTTTTTCCAACATGGGTGCATTCCTGGTGGCCGAGGCGGTGCACCGGGCTACCGGGAGCGATGAGCTCGACTCCTACAGAAGTCTTCACAGTCGTGCACCTTTCTTGTCCCTGGCTATGCTCTTATTCCTTCTTTCCCTGGGGGGCATTCCATTTGTGGTAGGATTCTGGGCAAAGCTCTACATATTCCTGGCAGCCGCCGAGGCAGG
- a CDS encoding NADH-quinone oxidoreductase subunit M: MIGETFPILSLIILSPFIGAVILLLLPKEFNLGVRLTALFFSLVSFLGSLYLVLYYDRVSAGFQFVEFFPIVPTLGISYYFGADGMSIILILLTAFILIAGVFASWTTPFRGKEYYILLLLLVTGVFGVFACLDLFLFFLFYELAVLPMYLLIGIWGSSTSVVPKGPFAIAIKEMGLGSKEYGAMKLTLYLLFGSAFILVAFLGLYSFSGLKTFNYIALAGVSLDPSLQNWLFLLLYVGFGSLAGIWPIHTWSPDGHAAAPTATSMMHAGVLMKLGAYGIIRMGMGLLPEAAQTFAPLIGTIAVINIVYGAFGAMWQRDLKYVVAYSSVSHMGIVMLGAATLNEMGMNGAVFQMFSHGIMTGLLFALVGLIYEKAHSREILEMGGFARRMPGIATCFAIGGLTSLGLPGLSGFVAELLVFLGAWKSSYSWWLIPAVFGAFVTAVYVLRVLKWIFFGPENISSRKVDSKDLRDAIGVEWVAPLFLSAVLIVTGLYPKLLLDLVDISVMDFLKEILK, translated from the coding sequence GTGATAGGTGAGACCTTTCCAATTCTCTCCCTGATTATTCTTTCTCCGTTTATTGGGGCTGTTATTCTCCTTTTGCTGCCTAAAGAGTTTAATCTCGGAGTCAGGCTTACCGCCCTATTTTTCTCACTCGTATCCTTTCTGGGAAGCTTATACCTAGTTCTATATTACGACCGCGTCTCCGCGGGTTTTCAGTTTGTTGAATTCTTTCCGATCGTGCCGACTCTGGGGATTTCTTATTACTTTGGAGCAGACGGGATGAGTATCATACTGATTCTTCTCACTGCCTTCATCTTGATTGCCGGTGTGTTTGCTTCCTGGACGACACCTTTCAGGGGTAAGGAATACTACATTCTCCTTCTCCTCCTGGTTACCGGGGTTTTCGGTGTTTTTGCCTGTCTTGACCTCTTTCTCTTCTTTCTATTCTACGAGCTTGCCGTTCTTCCCATGTACCTCCTTATCGGTATATGGGGCTCTTCCACCAGCGTAGTGCCGAAGGGTCCATTTGCCATCGCCATCAAGGAAATGGGCCTGGGGAGCAAGGAATATGGAGCCATGAAGCTGACCCTATATCTCCTTTTCGGCTCGGCGTTTATCCTGGTTGCATTCCTCGGGCTATACAGCTTTTCCGGACTTAAAACATTCAATTACATAGCTCTGGCAGGGGTTAGTCTCGACCCATCGCTCCAGAATTGGCTTTTTCTACTATTGTACGTCGGGTTCGGAAGCCTTGCCGGTATATGGCCCATACATACCTGGTCTCCGGACGGCCATGCGGCGGCGCCTACCGCTACCTCCATGATGCACGCCGGGGTTCTGATGAAGCTAGGCGCCTACGGGATAATACGGATGGGTATGGGACTTCTTCCGGAAGCGGCACAAACGTTCGCTCCGCTAATCGGAACGATTGCCGTGATAAATATCGTATATGGGGCCTTTGGGGCGATGTGGCAGAGGGATTTGAAGTACGTGGTTGCCTATTCATCGGTCTCTCACATGGGGATAGTGATGCTTGGAGCGGCCACGTTAAATGAGATGGGCATGAACGGCGCGGTCTTTCAGATGTTCTCCCACGGTATCATGACCGGTCTTCTCTTCGCCCTGGTAGGGCTTATATACGAGAAGGCTCACAGCCGGGAAATACTGGAGATGGGTGGATTCGCCAGGCGTATGCCCGGGATCGCCACATGCTTTGCCATAGGCGGGCTTACATCACTCGGGCTTCCCGGTTTAAGCGGCTTTGTGGCCGAGCTGCTGGTCTTTCTCGGGGCCTGGAAATCGTCTTATTCCTGGTGGCTCATCCCGGCAGTTTTCGGAGCCTTTGTCACAGCGGTGTATGTTCTCCGGGTTCTTAAATGGATTTTTTTCGGTCCGGAAAATATTTCTTCTCGCAAAGTAGATTCGAAGGACTTGAGGGATGCAATCGGTGTGGAGTGGGTCGCTCCCCTTTTTTTATCTGCGGTTTTAATCGTGACCGGACTCTATCCGAAATTGCTTCTAGACCTGGTCGATATTTCGGTTATGGATTTCTTGAAGGAGATACTGAAGTAA
- the nuoL gene encoding NADH-quinone oxidoreductase subunit L yields MTSILLLLILIPPFVSFALNGLIPPLRKSKKGAAGVSIFSMLVSTLASIFLLVRTLGVGVHNFEPLLFEWIPLKTFSPIHFGFSLDPLAVVMLFVVALVALIVQVYSLGYMNEETPSGFGRYYTFHSLFAFSMLGFVASSNLLQIYIFWELVGLCSYLLIGFWYQRPEAARAAVKAFWITRFGDVGFAIGMVILWGATGTFLLSELFVRAQELSSAYLFLCLLLIFFGAMGKSAQFPLHVWLPDAMEGPTPVSALIHAATMVVAGVYLVIRLFPLFQLSPEMLSFILWIGSITALIGAALALIQWDIKRILAYSTVSQIGYMMAVAGAGGKALSLFHLFTHAFFKALLFLAAGSIIHTLHTNSIWEMGRLAKRMPQTTMLFLIGALALSGIFPFSGYFSKDEILVWMHGKGFTVHFLILLLTAFLTAFYMFRAFFVVFVGDKEPKGHAHESPWVMTLPMWVLGLLALAGGFPKETFFEFLEHGSESFHSLLAYLPLAISVLGIGMAWLFYQKKFFNPSRVAETFSPITLALEKKLWLDDIYEWLYRRVLDGLSVLCGWFDRYIVDGLVNAVSWSIRQSSRGLREIQTGRIQDYLYGIIAALILLIWLAFGVSPTGGSATKKIENAVKYDLLTGSKEDNIRRDR; encoded by the coding sequence ATGACCTCGATTCTTCTTCTCTTAATACTCATTCCGCCCTTTGTCTCCTTTGCCCTGAACGGATTGATCCCGCCCTTAAGGAAGAGTAAAAAAGGGGCAGCCGGTGTGAGCATTTTTTCGATGCTGGTTTCGACCCTAGCCTCGATTTTCCTTCTGGTTAGAACCCTGGGTGTAGGGGTTCACAATTTTGAGCCCCTGCTATTCGAATGGATTCCTTTAAAGACATTCTCCCCAATCCATTTTGGTTTCTCTCTCGACCCGTTGGCGGTGGTGATGCTTTTTGTGGTGGCTCTAGTGGCCTTAATCGTTCAGGTTTACTCCCTGGGCTACATGAATGAAGAGACGCCTTCAGGCTTCGGGCGTTATTATACGTTCCATTCCCTCTTTGCCTTCTCCATGCTCGGCTTCGTGGCTTCCTCCAATCTCCTTCAGATATACATATTTTGGGAACTGGTCGGTCTTTGCTCATATCTGCTCATCGGGTTCTGGTATCAGAGGCCGGAGGCGGCACGCGCCGCAGTTAAGGCCTTCTGGATAACCCGGTTTGGGGACGTTGGGTTTGCCATAGGAATGGTGATCCTATGGGGTGCTACGGGTACTTTTCTTCTCTCCGAGCTGTTTGTGAGAGCGCAGGAACTCTCCAGCGCATATCTATTCCTATGTTTGCTCCTCATATTCTTCGGGGCCATGGGAAAGAGCGCCCAGTTCCCGCTTCACGTATGGCTTCCCGACGCGATGGAGGGGCCGACCCCGGTTTCTGCCCTGATTCATGCAGCCACGATGGTGGTAGCCGGCGTCTATTTGGTGATTCGCCTTTTTCCTCTTTTTCAGTTATCCCCGGAGATGCTTTCTTTCATACTGTGGATAGGTTCTATTACCGCTCTGATAGGAGCGGCTCTGGCCCTTATTCAATGGGATATCAAGCGTATTTTAGCCTACTCTACGGTTTCTCAGATCGGCTACATGATGGCCGTCGCCGGCGCCGGTGGAAAGGCCTTGAGCCTATTTCACCTTTTTACACATGCCTTTTTTAAGGCCCTTCTCTTTCTGGCTGCAGGAAGCATAATCCATACCCTTCATACGAACAGCATCTGGGAGATGGGAAGACTGGCAAAGAGGATGCCCCAGACCACCATGCTCTTTCTCATAGGGGCCCTGGCCCTCTCCGGGATTTTTCCCTTTTCCGGTTATTTTTCAAAAGACGAGATTCTCGTCTGGATGCATGGCAAAGGATTTACCGTTCACTTCTTAATACTTCTTCTCACCGCATTTCTCACCGCTTTTTATATGTTCCGTGCCTTCTTCGTCGTGTTCGTGGGAGACAAAGAGCCGAAGGGGCACGCGCATGAATCTCCATGGGTCATGACCCTCCCCATGTGGGTTCTAGGGCTGCTCGCCCTGGCGGGCGGATTTCCGAAAGAAACCTTTTTTGAATTCCTGGAACATGGCTCGGAATCCTTTCACTCTTTATTAGCATATTTGCCCCTAGCTATCTCCGTCCTGGGGATAGGAATGGCCTGGCTCTTTTATCAGAAAAAGTTCTTCAACCCCTCACGGGTAGCCGAAACCTTTTCTCCTATCACATTGGCGCTCGAGAAAAAGCTCTGGCTGGATGATATATACGAATGGCTATACCGGAGGGTCTTGGACGGCCTTTCCGTTCTCTGCGGCTGGTTTGATAGATACATCGTAGACGGCCTAGTAAACGCCGTCTCCTGGTCTATAAGACAGTCCTCCCGCGGGTTAAGGGAGATTCAAACCGGCCGTATTCAGGATTATCTCTACGGTATAATCGCTGCGCTTATTCTTCTCATTTGGCTTGCGTTTGGAGTATCTCCGACCGGTGGGAGCGCAACCAAGAAAATAGAAAACGCCGTGAAGTATGATCTCTTGACGGGCTCCAAGGAGGATAATATCAGACGTGATAGGTGA
- the nuoK gene encoding NADH-quinone oxidoreductase subunit NuoK: MSFYFVLWVAFLVFSIGLFGVLSRRHLVAVIMGIELMFNAANLAVVSIAWAYGVLTGQIIALFAIAITVAEVAVGLALFLLLERVRKTVEADEISLMKG, translated from the coding sequence ATGAGCTTTTATTTCGTACTCTGGGTAGCTTTTTTGGTTTTCTCCATCGGACTTTTTGGAGTCTTGAGCCGTCGACACCTGGTGGCGGTAATCATGGGGATCGAGCTCATGTTTAATGCGGCCAACCTGGCAGTGGTTTCTATTGCCTGGGCTTATGGAGTACTTACCGGACAGATAATTGCTCTTTTTGCCATTGCCATTACCGTTGCCGAGGTAGCCGTAGGGCTCGCTCTGTTTCTCCTTTTGGAGAGGGTTAGAAAAACAGTCGAGGCAGACGAGATTAGTTTGATGAAGGGATAG
- a CDS encoding NADH-quinone oxidoreductase subunit J: MNGETITFSVLGLGIVASSIAVVFSRRLLRSAIFLALSLLLTALYYISFGAELLAGIQILLYTGGVITLIVFVILLTETVEVKKHEETHRALVPALMASSLFFFILVYFTWTSPKIRSLAASKPSSQFNVSESLSEHLFREWVLPFEVLSLLLLAAIVGALVLARRERRDGEGT; this comes from the coding sequence GTGAATGGGGAAACCATCACATTCTCGGTCTTGGGCCTGGGTATAGTAGCCTCTTCGATCGCTGTAGTTTTCTCCAGGCGCTTACTTCGAAGTGCTATTTTCCTGGCTCTTTCCCTTCTTCTTACTGCGCTATACTACATCTCTTTTGGAGCGGAGCTTCTTGCCGGCATCCAGATACTTCTATACACCGGCGGGGTTATTACCCTGATAGTCTTTGTAATCTTGCTGACGGAGACTGTAGAGGTAAAGAAGCATGAGGAGACCCATCGTGCCCTAGTGCCCGCTCTCATGGCCTCCTCACTCTTTTTTTTCATTCTGGTTTACTTCACCTGGACCTCTCCCAAGATACGGTCTTTAGCCGCGTCAAAGCCTTCTTCTCAATTTAACGTTTCTGAATCACTCTCCGAGCATCTTTTTCGAGAATGGGTTCTGCCTTTTGAAGTGCTTTCTCTTCTTCTTCTGGCGGCAATAGTGGGGGCGCTGGTTCTGGCTCGTCGGGAGAGAAGAGACGGGGAGGGGACATGA
- a CDS encoding NADH-quinone oxidoreductase subunit I, whose amino-acid sequence MAYKVSKIRLAKFTLLAFWFTLRNLFRKPVTVQYPMVKRPIPDRWRGGTFALTTDKETGDENCIGCKLCEKICPSGVIDVEMEKHDGRGWAKSFVLDLQGCLQCELCVQVCPTDAIVMLQGMETPVTRREDFILDKDKLMMNENVYRAAWATGLKLQDLHEPKK is encoded by the coding sequence ATGGCATACAAGGTCAGCAAAATTCGGCTAGCTAAATTCACGCTTTTGGCGTTCTGGTTTACGTTAAGGAATCTATTTCGTAAGCCGGTGACGGTTCAATATCCGATGGTCAAGCGACCCATACCGGATAGATGGCGCGGCGGCACTTTTGCCCTCACTACCGATAAGGAGACCGGTGATGAAAACTGCATCGGATGCAAGCTCTGCGAGAAGATCTGTCCTTCCGGGGTCATAGACGTAGAGATGGAAAAACACGATGGAAGAGGCTGGGCGAAGAGCTTCGTCCTAGACCTCCAAGGGTGCCTTCAGTGCGAGTTGTGTGTCCAGGTCTGTCCGACCGATGCTATAGTGATGCTTCAGGGAATGGAGACACCAGTAACCAGAAGAGAGGATTTTATTCTAGACAAGGATAAGCTCATGATGAATGAAAATGTCTACCGGGCCGCATGGGCTACCGGGCTTAAATTGCAGGACCTGCACGAACCTAAAAAGTAA
- the nuoH gene encoding NADH-quinone oxidoreductase subunit NuoH, producing MISAETVAHGIMLLGAILGVVTYLTWVERKFAGRLQSRVGPYLVGRPHGWLQPIADALKLFIKEDITPSKSDGFLFNLAPVWVVIASLIGFAFLPLTASWVLVNIDLGLLYFSATGSLIVIGIFMAGWASNNKYALISALRSAAQVVAYEVPLLLSLLVPAVLAGSLSFLNIIQAQEGYWFILFPLVGQVSFLTFLLAALAEGNRIPFDLSEAESELVAGFSVEYSGMKFAYFYLAEYVHLLAISLLVSILFFGGPLGPFFPGGVWVAIKTIVVFLCVLWIRWSFLRVRIDQLMMLNWKVLTPLTLANLLLAGLWVSLKM from the coding sequence ATGATATCCGCCGAAACCGTCGCACATGGAATAATGTTGCTTGGAGCAATCCTGGGAGTAGTTACATATCTCACTTGGGTGGAGAGGAAGTTTGCCGGAAGGCTTCAGTCCCGTGTAGGCCCGTACCTGGTCGGGCGCCCTCATGGCTGGCTTCAACCGATAGCGGATGCCCTAAAACTATTCATCAAAGAGGATATTACCCCGTCCAAATCGGACGGGTTCCTGTTTAATCTGGCGCCGGTGTGGGTGGTAATAGCAAGCCTTATAGGTTTTGCATTTCTCCCTCTTACCGCCAGTTGGGTGCTGGTCAATATTGACCTGGGGCTTCTATATTTTAGCGCAACCGGTTCCCTAATCGTGATCGGTATATTCATGGCCGGATGGGCTTCAAACAATAAGTATGCGCTTATATCGGCGCTGAGATCGGCGGCACAGGTAGTTGCTTATGAGGTTCCGCTTCTACTCTCGCTCCTTGTCCCGGCAGTGCTTGCCGGCTCTTTAAGCTTTCTGAATATTATTCAAGCTCAAGAGGGTTACTGGTTTATTCTTTTTCCGTTGGTAGGGCAGGTCTCTTTTTTGACGTTTCTCCTGGCCGCTCTAGCCGAGGGAAATCGTATTCCTTTCGACCTATCCGAGGCGGAGTCGGAGTTAGTTGCCGGGTTCAGCGTGGAGTATTCCGGGATGAAATTCGCTTACTTTTATCTGGCGGAATACGTCCACCTCCTAGCTATCTCACTACTGGTGAGTATTCTTTTCTTTGGCGGCCCGCTCGGCCCCTTCTTCCCCGGAGGTGTTTGGGTAGCCATCAAAACGATTGTCGTGTTTCTCTGCGTTCTTTGGATCAGGTGGAGTTTTTTGAGGGTGAGAATCGACCAGTTGATGATGCTTAACTGGAAGGTTCTGACGCCTCTTACCCTGGCCAACCTACTTCTCGCCGGTCTGTGGGTGAGCTTGAAAATGTAA
- a CDS encoding NADH-quinone oxidoreductase subunit D translates to MEERVIEREFGELAVNMGPQHPSTHGVFRMELHLRGETVVKVVPHIGYLHRGVEKLSETLDYDMLPPVYERDDYLSPTANSLAFVLAVEKLAGIEVPKRASYLRVMVAELQRVASHLVWLGTFGLDLGGALGGGSTLFLYCFREREKVLDLMESLTGTRFHTNMNQVGGVRYDVYSGFDRDVSQTVSYLKERIGEYKDMLENNPVFLERTKGVGVVPLELAKEVGASGPVLRGSGVAYDIRKNKPYSDYSDFDFQIPVGKDGDAYDRYQVRLEEMFQSLSIIDQAIGGLPEGPIHSRKPVKSPLLLKPPKGEAYAQVESPRGELGIFIVSDGSSKPYRVKVRSPSFSNIALIPYILPGHLVADAVAILGSLDPVFGDVDR, encoded by the coding sequence ATGGAAGAAAGGGTAATAGAGCGCGAGTTTGGGGAGCTGGCCGTGAATATGGGCCCGCAGCACCCTTCGACGCATGGTGTTTTTAGGATGGAGCTTCATCTCAGAGGAGAGACGGTGGTAAAAGTCGTTCCCCATATCGGATATCTTCACCGCGGCGTGGAGAAGCTTTCGGAGACGTTGGACTATGATATGTTGCCCCCGGTTTATGAGCGCGATGATTATCTCTCTCCAACCGCCAATTCCCTGGCATTTGTCCTTGCCGTGGAAAAGCTGGCCGGTATCGAGGTACCGAAGCGGGCGAGCTACCTACGGGTGATGGTAGCAGAGCTCCAAAGGGTTGCTTCTCATCTGGTTTGGCTCGGCACCTTTGGACTCGACCTAGGTGGCGCTCTGGGAGGAGGGTCCACCCTCTTTCTCTACTGCTTTCGGGAGAGGGAGAAGGTTCTTGACCTGATGGAATCCCTCACCGGGACGCGCTTTCACACCAATATGAACCAGGTTGGCGGCGTGAGATACGATGTCTATTCAGGGTTTGATCGCGATGTTTCTCAAACAGTGAGTTACCTTAAGGAAAGAATAGGCGAGTATAAAGATATGCTCGAAAATAATCCCGTTTTTTTAGAGCGCACCAAGGGTGTTGGTGTAGTACCACTAGAGCTTGCGAAGGAAGTAGGGGCCTCCGGCCCCGTCCTCCGTGGCTCCGGGGTGGCCTATGACATAAGGAAGAACAAACCCTACTCAGATTATTCCGATTTTGACTTTCAGATCCCGGTGGGAAAGGACGGAGATGCCTATGACCGCTACCAGGTCAGGTTAGAGGAGATGTTCCAATCCCTCTCCATCATCGATCAGGCGATAGGAGGGCTTCCGGAGGGGCCGATCCATTCTCGAAAACCGGTAAAGAGCCCTTTATTGCTCAAGCCGCCTAAGGGAGAGGCCTATGCTCAAGTGGAATCTCCGCGCGGAGAGCTTGGAATCTTCATCGTCTCAGATGGGAGTTCCAAGCCCTACCGGGTGAAGGTAAGGTCCCCTTCATTCTCGAACATCGCCCTTATTCCCTATATCCTGCCCGGACACTTGGTGGCCGATGCAGTAGCCATACTGGGCTCTTTAGACCCGGTGTTTGGAGACGTGGACAGATGA
- a CDS encoding NADH-quinone oxidoreductase subunit C produces MVDMPRTGTYILPGEVEAYASDLKNRGFDFLAYITAVDYMDRIDVVYSVRSLENNDEQNWKVSVDPSNSIVPSITHIYRGAEWHEREVYDLFGVEFTGHPDLRRILLPDDWEGNPLKKSYLMDTPKLPYRPSREEYEAWKKG; encoded by the coding sequence ATGGTAGATATGCCCAGGACCGGAACATATATCTTACCCGGCGAGGTGGAGGCTTATGCCAGCGACCTGAAGAATAGAGGTTTTGATTTTTTAGCATACATCACCGCCGTTGATTATATGGACAGGATTGATGTGGTGTATAGCGTTCGCTCACTAGAGAATAACGATGAGCAAAACTGGAAGGTGAGTGTTGACCCATCCAATTCTATTGTCCCATCTATCACACATATATATAGGGGCGCGGAGTGGCATGAGCGTGAAGTATATGACCTTTTTGGGGTTGAATTTACCGGACATCCGGACCTCCGCCGTATCCTTCTTCCCGATGATTGGGAGGGCAACCCTTTGAAAAAAAGCTACCTTATGGACACGCCAAAACTACCTTACCGTCCGTCCAGAGAGGAGTATGAGGCATGGAAGAAAGGGTAA
- a CDS encoding NADH-quinone oxidoreductase subunit A — MISYLNLLLFFCIVLSFAVGTLLLAKLIRFRDPNIDPVKVQPYECGEDPVGDAWTRFSISFYLIALVFVLFDVEVAFLFPWVLSLSKLGLLAFIEMLIFLSILFLGWLYAFKKGDLKWERQ; from the coding sequence GTGATTTCATATTTAAATTTACTCCTCTTTTTCTGTATAGTACTTTCATTTGCGGTAGGCACACTTTTACTGGCCAAGTTAATCAGGTTTCGAGACCCAAACATAGACCCGGTCAAGGTCCAGCCTTACGAGTGTGGAGAAGACCCGGTAGGCGACGCCTGGACGCGCTTTTCCATTTCCTTCTACTTGATTGCCCTTGTATTTGTCTTATTCGATGTGGAGGTAGCCTTCCTTTTTCCCTGGGTGCTTTCACTGTCAAAATTGGGGCTCCTTGCCTTTATAGAGATGCTTATTTTTCTGTCCATCCTTTTTCTGGGATGGCTCTACGCTTTTAAGAAGGGAGATTTAAAATGGGAACGCCAGTAG
- a CDS encoding 2-oxoacid:ferredoxin oxidoreductase subunit beta, with product MSTTVEEREQIKYKPNDFKSDQDVRWCPGCEDYAILKAFQTALAEIGIAREKHAVISGIGCAARLPYYMTTYGFHTIHGRPIPVATGVKVANPELSVWVMTGDGDAISIGGNHLIHVMRRNVDINILLFDNRVYGLTKGQYSPTSDRGTVNKSAPMGTIEEPAEPLALALASGATFVARTSAAYVKHLVELIVEAHKHKGTSFIHIYQNCYVYNDGVFDQFTEKDVREDRNIVLEHGKPLLFGKNNDRGLKFKDGRIEIVEFKSGNPPDDITVYDETNLSLALSLSRLYWPEYPVPMGIFRRVQQPTFEDSIQAQIKRAKEKLSPDINRLLYSGDVWEVK from the coding sequence ATGAGCACGACAGTAGAAGAAAGAGAGCAAATAAAATATAAGCCTAACGATTTTAAATCGGACCAGGACGTAAGATGGTGTCCCGGGTGTGAGGACTACGCCATACTGAAAGCCTTCCAGACGGCCCTGGCCGAGATCGGAATAGCGAGGGAGAAACACGCGGTAATATCGGGAATAGGCTGCGCCGCACGTCTGCCTTATTACATGACCACTTATGGGTTTCACACCATACACGGCAGGCCCATCCCGGTGGCGACCGGGGTGAAGGTAGCCAATCCGGAGCTATCGGTCTGGGTGATGACCGGAGACGGGGATGCCATATCCATAGGCGGAAACCACCTGATACACGTAATGAGGAGGAATGTGGATATAAACATCCTTCTTTTTGACAACCGGGTGTACGGCCTGACCAAGGGGCAGTACTCACCGACGAGTGACCGGGGAACTGTCAACAAATCCGCTCCGATGGGGACGATAGAGGAGCCGGCAGAGCCGTTGGCTCTGGCGCTGGCTTCCGGGGCTACATTTGTGGCTAGGACATCGGCGGCTTATGTGAAACACCTGGTGGAGCTGATAGTGGAGGCGCACAAGCACAAGGGGACCTCCTTCATACATATATACCAGAACTGCTATGTGTATAACGACGGGGTATTCGACCAGTTCACGGAGAAAGACGTAAGGGAGGACAGAAACATCGTCCTGGAACACGGCAAGCCGCTCCTGTTCGGTAAGAACAATGATAGGGGTTTGAAGTTTAAAGATGGAAGGATCGAGATAGTGGAGTTTAAATCCGGAAATCCGCCCGACGACATAACGGTTTACGATGAGACGAACCTCTCTCTGGCCCTTTCTCTTTCAAGACTCTACTGGCCGGAGTATCCGGTGCCTATGGGGATATTCAGGAGGGTTCAGCAGCCGACCTTTGAGGACTCGATACAGGCGCAGATAAAAAGGGCCAAGGAGAAGTTATCGCCGGATATTAACCGCCTGCTATATTCCGGCGACGTGTGGGAAGTGAAGTAA